One Defluviimonas sp. SAOS-178_SWC DNA window includes the following coding sequences:
- a CDS encoding HlyC/CorC family transporter: MTSTGILDSAFWLTAGAILALLLLSAFFSGSETALTAASRGKLRAQADKGNRGAETALKVTEDGEKLIGAILLGNNVANILSAALATALFSRLFGANGVAVATLVMTALVLVFAEVLPKTYAITAPETAAARVARPIRLLILVLTPIVTLVRMIVRLLLMVFGVRTDPDSHILSFREEIVGALALGHSEGAVMKEDRDRLLGALDLSDRTVEEVMRHRSQIEMLDVAARPDELISRVLASPHSRLPLYRGERENIVGVIHAKDLLRAVERFLRTGDGQLDSVSDLDILSVAKPPYFVPETTPLDEQMREFLRRRTHFALVVDEYGDLRGLITLEDIIEEIVGEITDEFDIDAEHPLKRTEAGDCIVDGAMTIRDLNRATDWALPDDEANTIAGLVIHEAQMIPAEGQVFSFHGFRFEVLSRKENRITRMKIRPL; encoded by the coding sequence ATGACCAGTACCGGCATTCTAGACAGCGCATTCTGGCTGACGGCGGGCGCGATCCTTGCGCTCCTCCTGCTGTCGGCCTTCTTCTCGGGCTCCGAAACCGCCTTGACGGCAGCATCGCGCGGCAAGCTCAGGGCGCAGGCCGACAAGGGCAATCGCGGGGCCGAAACGGCGCTCAAGGTGACCGAAGACGGCGAAAAGTTGATCGGCGCGATCCTTCTGGGCAACAACGTCGCCAACATCCTTTCGGCGGCGCTCGCGACCGCGCTCTTCTCGCGTCTCTTCGGTGCCAACGGGGTGGCGGTGGCGACGCTGGTGATGACCGCGCTCGTCCTCGTCTTCGCCGAGGTGCTGCCGAAGACCTATGCGATCACCGCGCCCGAAACCGCGGCGGCCCGGGTGGCGCGGCCGATCCGCCTCCTGATCCTCGTCCTTACGCCGATCGTCACGCTGGTGCGGATGATCGTGCGCCTGCTCCTGATGGTCTTCGGCGTCCGGACCGATCCCGACAGCCACATCCTCAGCTTCCGCGAGGAGATCGTGGGCGCGCTGGCGCTCGGCCATTCCGAGGGCGCGGTGATGAAGGAGGACCGCGACCGCCTTCTCGGCGCCCTCGACCTCTCGGACCGCACGGTCGAGGAGGTCATGCGGCACCGGAGCCAGATCGAGATGCTCGACGTCGCCGCGCGCCCCGACGAACTGATCTCTCGCGTGCTCGCCTCGCCGCATTCGCGCTTGCCGCTCTATAGGGGCGAGCGGGAGAACATCGTCGGCGTGATCCATGCCAAGGATCTTCTGCGCGCCGTGGAACGCTTTCTGCGCACCGGCGACGGCCAACTCGACTCCGTCAGCGACCTCGACATCCTGAGCGTCGCCAAACCGCCCTACTTCGTACCCGAGACGACGCCCCTCGACGAGCAGATGCGCGAATTCCTCAGGCGGCGCACCCATTTCGCGCTGGTCGTCGACGAATACGGCGATCTTCGCGGATTGATCACGCTCGAGGACATCATCGAAGAGATCGTGGGCGAGATCACCGACGAATTCGACATCGACGCCGAGCATCCGCTGAAGCGGACCGAGGCGGGCGATTGCATCGTCGACGGCGCGATGACGATCCGCGACCTCAACCGCGCGACCGACTGGGCGCTGCCGGATGACGAGGCCAACACGATCGCCGGCCTTGTCATCCACGAAGCGCAGATGATCCCCGCCGAAGGCCAGGTCTTCTCGTTCCACGGCTTCCGGTTCGAGGTCCTCAGCCGCAAGGAAAACCGCATCACGCGGATGAAGATCCGCCCGCTCTGA
- a CDS encoding beta-ketoacyl-[acyl-carrier-protein] synthase family protein: MKRVAITGAGTINALGHDVATTMTALREGRCGIGPLNFRDVERLSIRIGGQVRNWEPEAHFNRQDIALYDRFTQFTTLAARQAVEQSGLDFRGKLGLECGVVLGTAGGGVNTWDENYRSVYEEGKNRVHPFVVPKLMNNAAASHVSMEWNLRGPSFTVATACASSNHAMGLAFQMVRAGGARAMIAGGSEAMLCFGGIKAWEGLRVMSKDACRPFSANRNGMVQGEGAGVFVFEEWEHARARGADILAEVAGFSMTSDAADIVMPNQAGAERAISGALRDAGLDPSDVGYVNAHGTGTAANDKTECAAVAHAFGHHADRLMISSTKSMHGHLIGGTGAVELLACIMALRDGVIAPTIGYEEPDPECALDVVPNIAREARVGAVLSNAFAFGGLNAVIALRRA, encoded by the coding sequence ATGAAGCGGGTCGCCATTACCGGCGCGGGAACCATCAACGCGCTCGGCCATGACGTGGCCACAACGATGACGGCCCTGCGCGAGGGACGGTGCGGGATCGGCCCTTTGAACTTCCGCGATGTCGAGCGGTTGTCGATCCGCATCGGCGGCCAAGTCCGCAACTGGGAGCCGGAAGCGCATTTCAACCGCCAGGACATCGCGCTTTACGACCGCTTCACCCAGTTCACCACGCTCGCCGCAAGGCAGGCGGTGGAACAGTCCGGCCTCGATTTTCGCGGCAAGCTCGGCCTCGAATGCGGGGTCGTGCTGGGCACGGCCGGGGGCGGCGTGAACACCTGGGACGAGAATTACCGCTCCGTCTACGAGGAGGGGAAGAACCGGGTGCATCCCTTCGTCGTTCCGAAGCTCATGAACAATGCGGCGGCGAGCCATGTCAGCATGGAATGGAACCTGCGCGGCCCCTCCTTCACCGTCGCCACCGCGTGCGCCTCGTCGAACCACGCAATGGGACTGGCGTTCCAGATGGTGCGCGCGGGGGGCGCACGGGCGATGATTGCCGGCGGGTCCGAGGCGATGCTCTGTTTCGGCGGGATCAAGGCTTGGGAAGGGCTGCGCGTCATGTCGAAGGACGCCTGCCGGCCGTTCAGCGCCAATCGCAACGGCATGGTGCAGGGCGAGGGCGCCGGCGTCTTCGTCTTCGAGGAATGGGAGCACGCGCGGGCGCGCGGCGCCGATATCCTCGCCGAGGTTGCGGGGTTCTCGATGACGTCGGACGCGGCCGACATCGTCATGCCGAACCAGGCCGGGGCGGAGCGGGCGATCTCGGGCGCCTTGCGCGATGCCGGGCTCGACCCGTCCGATGTCGGCTATGTCAACGCCCATGGCACCGGCACCGCCGCCAATGACAAGACCGAATGCGCCGCCGTGGCGCATGCCTTCGGCCATCATGCCGACCGGTTGATGATCTCGTCGACGAAGTCGATGCATGGCCACCTGATCGGCGGCACCGGGGCGGTGGAGCTTCTCGCCTGCATCATGGCGCTGCGCGACGGCGTGATCGCCCCGACGATCGGCTACGAGGAGCCGGATCCGGAATGCGCGCTCGATGTCGTGCCGAATATCGCGCGGGAGGCGAGGGTGGGGGCCGTGCTTTCGAACGCCTTCGCCTTCGGCGGGCTCAACGCGGTCATTGCGCTTCGCCGGGCGTGA
- a CDS encoding shikimate kinase, translating to MGRRLKKTVVLIGMMGAGKTAVGNALARMLGVDFVDSDDEIERAANMTVADIFQRDGEAFFRAREAEVLARLLGGRPCILSTGGGAFLSEGNRTQIAARGVAVWLKADLDLLWQRVRHKTTRPLLRTADPKATLANLLNAREGIYAKAEITVEARPHYSVEEMAEEVIEALSLRPDILETT from the coding sequence TTGGGGCGCAGGTTGAAAAAGACGGTTGTTCTGATCGGCATGATGGGCGCCGGCAAGACGGCGGTCGGCAACGCGCTCGCCCGGATGCTCGGCGTCGATTTCGTCGATTCCGACGATGAGATCGAGCGCGCCGCCAACATGACCGTCGCGGACATCTTCCAGCGCGACGGAGAGGCGTTCTTTCGCGCGCGGGAGGCCGAGGTGCTGGCGCGTCTGCTGGGGGGGCGTCCCTGCATCCTCTCGACCGGCGGCGGCGCGTTCCTTTCCGAGGGCAATCGGACGCAGATCGCGGCCCGGGGTGTCGCCGTCTGGCTGAAGGCGGACCTCGACCTTCTGTGGCAGCGGGTCCGGCACAAGACGACACGGCCGCTGCTCAGGACCGCTGATCCCAAAGCGACGCTCGCCAACCTCCTGAATGCGCGCGAAGGGATCTATGCCAAGGCGGAGATCACGGTCGAGGCGCGACCCCATTACTCGGTCGAGGAGATGGCCGAAGAGGTCATCGAGGCACTCTCACTCAGGCCGGACATTCTGGAGACGACATGA
- a CDS encoding acyl carrier protein — protein sequence MSVKDRVIAIIAEQAVLDISEVSPEMRLEELGIDSLGLVESIFAIEEEFDVSVPFNANEPGKSDFDISSVAAIIAAVEGLVARSA from the coding sequence ATGAGCGTTAAGGACAGGGTGATCGCCATCATCGCCGAACAGGCGGTGCTGGACATCTCGGAAGTGTCGCCGGAGATGCGCCTCGAGGAATTGGGGATCGACAGCCTCGGCCTCGTGGAATCGATCTTCGCCATCGAAGAGGAATTCGACGTATCGGTTCCCTTCAACGCGAACGAGCCGGGCAAGAGCGATTTCGATATCTCCTCGGTCGCGGCGATCATCGCGGCGGTCGAGGGATTGGTGGCCAGATCGGCATGA
- the aroB gene encoding 3-dehydroquinate synthase, with the protein MTQKTDSVRVALGARSYDVRIGAGLLARAGAEIAPLLRRRRVAVVTDETVAAIHLDALRAGLGDIEMTALALPAGEATKGWRQFSRAVDWLLAEKVERRDIVIALGGGVIGDLAGFAAAVLRRGVRFVQVPTTLLAQVDSSVGGKTGINSVHGKNLIGAFHQPALVLADIGVLDTLPARDFLSGYGEVVKYGLLGDADFFDWLEVNGPALAAGDREARQFAVRRSVEMKARIVERDETEEGDRALLNLGHTFCHALESATGYSDRLLHGEGVAIGCALAFELSQRLGLCSQEAPSRVRAHLQAMGMKVDLADIPGDLPGAEALMALMAQDKKVLDGKLRFILARGIGDAFVATDVDTVTVRAVLEDALRAR; encoded by the coding sequence ATGACGCAAAAGACCGACAGCGTCCGGGTGGCGCTTGGCGCGCGGAGCTATGACGTGCGGATCGGGGCCGGGCTTCTGGCCCGCGCGGGGGCCGAAATCGCCCCGCTTCTCCGCCGCCGCCGGGTGGCCGTCGTGACCGACGAGACGGTCGCGGCGATCCATCTCGACGCGCTTCGAGCGGGGCTTGGCGATATCGAGATGACCGCGCTCGCGCTGCCGGCGGGCGAGGCGACGAAGGGCTGGCGGCAGTTCTCGCGTGCCGTCGACTGGCTTCTGGCCGAGAAGGTAGAGCGGCGCGACATCGTGATCGCCCTTGGCGGCGGCGTCATCGGTGATCTCGCGGGATTCGCGGCCGCTGTCCTCAGGCGCGGGGTCCGCTTCGTGCAGGTCCCGACGACGCTTCTGGCGCAGGTCGACAGCTCCGTCGGCGGCAAGACCGGCATCAACTCGGTCCACGGCAAGAACCTGATCGGCGCGTTCCATCAGCCCGCCCTGGTGCTGGCCGATATCGGTGTCCTCGACACGTTGCCGGCGCGCGATTTCCTGTCGGGCTACGGCGAGGTGGTGAAATACGGGCTTCTGGGCGATGCGGACTTCTTCGACTGGCTCGAGGTGAACGGCCCGGCGCTTGCCGCCGGCGACCGGGAGGCGCGGCAGTTTGCCGTGCGCCGTTCGGTCGAGATGAAGGCCCGGATCGTCGAACGCGACGAGACCGAGGAGGGCGACCGCGCGCTTCTGAACCTTGGCCACACCTTCTGCCATGCGCTTGAATCCGCGACCGGCTATTCCGACCGACTGCTCCACGGCGAGGGCGTGGCGATCGGCTGTGCGCTGGCGTTCGAACTGTCCCAGCGGCTCGGCCTGTGCAGCCAGGAAGCGCCGAGCCGGGTGCGGGCGCATCTGCAGGCGATGGGAATGAAGGTGGATCTGGCCGATATCCCGGGCGATCTTCCGGGGGCGGAGGCGCTGATGGCGCTTATGGCGCAGGACAAGAAGGTGCTCGACGGCAAGCTGCGCTTCATCCTCGCCCGTGGCATCGGCGATGCCTTCGTCGCGACCGATGTCGATACGGTGACCGTGCGCGCGGTTCTTGAGGATGCGCTCCGCGCGCGGTGA
- a CDS encoding single-stranded DNA-binding protein, with amino-acid sequence MAGSVNKVILVGNLGRDPEVRSFQNGGKVCNLRIATSETWRDRNTGERKDRTEWHSVAIFQEGLVKVAEQYLRKGSKVYIEGQLQTRKWQDQNGQDRYSTEVVLQGFNGTLVMLDGRDGGSGGGGGGFDDDRSGGGYGGGGSGGGYGGGSSSSGGGRPDLDDEIPF; translated from the coding sequence ATGGCGGGGTCAGTGAACAAGGTCATTCTGGTCGGAAATCTCGGCCGCGATCCGGAAGTGCGGTCGTTCCAGAATGGCGGCAAGGTCTGCAACCTGCGGATCGCCACGTCCGAGACCTGGCGCGACCGCAATACCGGAGAGCGCAAGGACCGGACCGAATGGCATTCGGTCGCGATCTTTCAGGAAGGTCTGGTGAAGGTCGCGGAACAGTACCTGCGCAAGGGCTCCAAGGTCTATATCGAGGGGCAGTTGCAGACCCGAAAATGGCAGGACCAGAACGGTCAGGACCGCTATTCGACCGAAGTGGTACTTCAGGGCTTCAATGGCACACTGGTGATGCTCGATGGCCGCGATGGCGGTTCGGGCGGTGGCGGCGGCGGCTTCGACGACGACCGCTCCGGGGGCGGCTACGGTGGTGGTGGCTCGGGCGGCGGCTACGGCGGCGGATCGAGCAGCAGCGGCGGCGGCAGGCCGGATCTCGACGACGAAATCCCGTTCTGA
- a CDS encoding PepSY domain-containing protein, translating to MTPKKTLATAAALILGLVLPALAGSTPDAATQEKIAADLTAQGYDVRKIDDEDGMIEVYAVKDGKMYEIYLDAELKVVRTKEEG from the coding sequence ATGACACCGAAGAAGACCCTCGCGACCGCCGCCGCGCTGATCCTCGGCCTCGTCCTTCCAGCCCTTGCCGGATCGACGCCGGACGCCGCCACACAGGAAAAGATCGCCGCCGACCTGACGGCTCAGGGCTACGACGTTCGCAAGATCGACGATGAAGACGGGATGATCGAGGTCTACGCTGTGAAGGACGGCAAGATGTACGAAATCTACCTCGACGCCGAGCTGAAGGTCGTGCGGACCAAGGAAGAAGGCTGA
- a CDS encoding invasion associated locus B family protein codes for MPAPTRSLILILALAAATPALAQETTAPAAPDTAATAPADVTAATNGVGEPYVAETFDAWQLRCVRTEDGSDPCQLYQLLKDKETDKPISEISIVALPDGGEAVAGATVITPLETLLTQQLNITVDGGATKRYPFTFCADVGCVARVGFTTEDIDSFRKGKIARISVVPVADPTRTVDVDISLKGFTAGFEAVTKATAPKQ; via the coding sequence ATGCCTGCACCGACCAGATCGCTGATCCTGATCCTGGCCCTCGCCGCGGCCACGCCGGCCCTGGCGCAGGAGACGACAGCACCCGCAGCCCCGGACACCGCGGCGACGGCACCGGCCGACGTGACCGCCGCAACGAACGGTGTCGGTGAGCCCTATGTCGCCGAAACCTTCGACGCCTGGCAGCTGCGCTGCGTGCGGACCGAGGACGGATCGGACCCCTGCCAGCTCTACCAGCTTCTGAAGGACAAGGAGACCGACAAGCCGATCTCCGAGATCAGCATCGTGGCGCTTCCGGACGGCGGCGAGGCGGTGGCGGGCGCGACGGTCATCACGCCGCTCGAAACGCTTTTGACCCAGCAGCTCAACATCACGGTCGATGGCGGCGCCACCAAACGCTATCCCTTCACCTTCTGCGCCGATGTCGGCTGCGTCGCCCGCGTCGGCTTCACCACGGAGGACATCGACAGCTTCCGCAAGGGCAAGATCGCCAGGATCTCGGTCGTGCCGGTGGCGGACCCGACGCGGACCGTGGATGTGGACATCTCGCTCAAGGGGTTCACGGCCGGGTTCGAAGCCGTGACCAAGGCCACCGCCCCGAAGCAGTGA
- a CDS encoding site-specific tyrosine recombinase XerD produces the protein MAAARWISAFLEAQAAELDAARNTLLAYGRDLKDFAGWLERRSKDFAGVARADVETYLVACEAEGLSRATRARRLSAIRQLYRFAYEEGWRGDNPAIQIAGPGRAKRLPKVLSVEEVDRLLAASRESGRGTFDRLRNICLMELLYATGMRVSELVSLPVAAARGDPRMLMVKGKGGKERMVPLSSPARAALAEWLAARDAAEDAARAKAQIPPGRHLFPARGRDGHMTRQAFHGLLKELAISAGIAPDRVTPHVLRHAFATHLLAGGADLRVIQTLLGHADVSTTEIYTHVLDERLRALVLDHHPLARTDR, from the coding sequence ATGGCGGCGGCGCGGTGGATCTCGGCCTTCCTTGAAGCGCAGGCGGCAGAGCTTGATGCGGCCCGCAACACGCTACTCGCCTATGGCCGCGACCTGAAGGATTTCGCCGGCTGGCTGGAGCGGAGGTCGAAGGATTTTGCCGGCGTGGCGCGGGCCGATGTCGAGACCTACCTCGTCGCCTGCGAGGCCGAGGGCCTGTCGCGCGCCACCCGCGCGCGCAGGCTGTCCGCGATCCGGCAGCTTTACCGGTTCGCCTACGAGGAAGGCTGGCGCGGCGACAATCCCGCGATCCAGATTGCCGGACCCGGCCGCGCGAAGCGTCTGCCGAAGGTCCTGAGCGTCGAGGAGGTCGACCGGTTACTGGCGGCAAGCCGGGAAAGCGGTCGCGGCACCTTCGACCGGCTGCGCAATATCTGCCTGATGGAACTCCTTTACGCGACCGGCATGCGGGTCAGCGAGCTTGTCAGCCTTCCAGTCGCTGCCGCTCGCGGCGATCCGAGGATGCTGATGGTGAAGGGCAAGGGCGGAAAGGAACGGATGGTGCCGCTGTCCTCCCCTGCCCGCGCGGCGCTGGCCGAGTGGCTCGCCGCCCGCGATGCCGCCGAGGACGCGGCGCGGGCGAAGGCGCAGATTCCGCCGGGCCGCCACCTCTTCCCCGCGCGCGGACGCGACGGGCACATGACCCGGCAGGCATTTCACGGCCTCCTGAAGGAACTCGCCATATCCGCCGGAATCGCGCCCGACCGGGTCACGCCGCATGTCCTCCGCCACGCCTTCGCGACCCATCTTCTGGCCGGCGGCGCCGATCTGAGGGTCATCCAGACGCTCCTCGGCCACGCCGATGTCTCGACGACCGAGATCTATACCCATGTCCTCGACGAACGGTTGCGCGCGCTCGTCCTCGACCATCATCCGCTGGCGCGTACCGACCGCTGA
- a CDS encoding CAP domain-containing protein — MTRSAAEQYMLELVNRARLDPAGEAARYGIGLNAGLAAGTIDPSAKQVLAPNDLLEDAASGHSLWMLAADAFSHTGTGNSTPGDRMAAAGYVFSGSWTWGENISWLGTTGTLDPASAIASQHKSLFLSPGHRINILGGTFREIGIAQETGIFTSGGTSYNASMVTQNFAKSGSDVFLTGVSYNDTDRDDFYSIGEGVSGVGFAIGATATSTAAAGGYALKLAPAAGVSVTVTPQVGPASVVTVDLSAGNVKLDLVDGTLFRTSGDLTLVSGVADAELLGVANLSLTGNGADNRLTGNRGDNVLGGNAGADRIDGAAGADWIAGHSGNDTIFGGDQYDTIYGGDGNDVVAGGNGRDKVWLGTGDDIFNDNAQNDIHGWDTVNAGAGRDTINGGGGNDVFNGEDGEDWIAGGFGNDTINGGNQYDTIYAGAGNDVVAGGNGRDKAWLGDGNDVFNDNAQNDIHGRDTVYGGAGNDTINGGGGNDLFDGGAGNDVLRGGIGADRFVFRAGYGQDRVTDFADNVDTLVLDDALWGGGLSVAQVISTYGSILGGNAVFDFGGGDVVTLAGIGSLNLFNDDINIV, encoded by the coding sequence ATGACGCGGAGCGCCGCCGAGCAGTACATGCTTGAACTCGTCAATCGGGCAAGGCTCGATCCGGCCGGGGAAGCGGCGCGTTACGGCATTGGTCTCAATGCCGGATTGGCGGCAGGGACGATCGATCCGAGCGCCAAGCAGGTTCTCGCGCCAAACGACCTGCTGGAGGATGCGGCCTCGGGCCATTCGCTGTGGATGCTTGCGGCGGATGCATTCAGCCATACCGGCACCGGCAACAGTACACCCGGCGACCGGATGGCGGCTGCGGGCTATGTCTTCAGCGGAAGTTGGACCTGGGGCGAGAACATTTCCTGGCTGGGGACCACCGGCACGCTCGACCCCGCAAGCGCAATCGCGTCGCAGCACAAGTCCCTCTTTCTCAGCCCGGGACATCGGATCAATATTCTCGGCGGCACGTTCCGGGAAATCGGCATCGCACAGGAAACGGGAATCTTCACCAGCGGGGGGACATCTTACAACGCCTCGATGGTAACGCAGAATTTTGCGAAATCCGGCTCTGACGTTTTCCTGACGGGCGTTTCCTACAACGACACGGACCGGGATGATTTCTACTCGATCGGCGAGGGGGTTTCGGGGGTCGGGTTCGCGATCGGGGCGACTGCGACCTCGACGGCGGCGGCGGGGGGCTACGCGCTGAAGCTGGCGCCGGCCGCGGGGGTCAGCGTCACGGTGACGCCGCAGGTCGGCCCGGCCTCGGTGGTGACGGTGGACCTTTCGGCCGGCAACGTGAAGCTCGACCTCGTCGACGGCACGCTGTTCCGGACCTCGGGCGATCTGACGCTGGTCTCGGGCGTCGCGGATGCGGAGCTTCTGGGGGTCGCCAACCTGTCGCTGACGGGAAACGGCGCGGACAACCGGCTGACCGGCAACCGCGGGGACAACGTGCTGGGCGGCAATGCCGGCGCGGACCGGATCGACGGCGCTGCGGGGGCGGACTGGATTGCGGGCCATTCCGGCAACGACACGATCTTCGGCGGGGATCAGTACGACACGATCTATGGCGGCGATGGCAATGACGTCGTGGCCGGCGGCAACGGGCGGGACAAGGTCTGGCTCGGCACCGGCGACGACATCTTCAACGACAATGCGCAGAACGACATCCACGGCTGGGACACGGTGAATGCCGGGGCGGGCCGTGATACGATCAATGGCGGCGGCGGCAACGATGTCTTCAACGGCGAGGACGGCGAGGACTGGATCGCCGGCGGCTTCGGCAACGACACGATCAACGGCGGCAACCAGTACGATACGATCTATGCCGGGGCCGGCAACGACGTGGTGGCCGGCGGCAATGGCCGCGACAAGGCCTGGCTCGGAGACGGCAACGATGTCTTCAACGACAACGCCCAGAACGACATCCACGGCCGGGACACGGTCTATGGCGGCGCCGGCAACGACACGATCAATGGCGGCGGCGGCAACGATCTGTTTGATGGCGGAGCGGGCAACGATGTCCTGAGGGGTGGCATCGGCGCGGATCGCTTCGTTTTTCGCGCGGGTTATGGCCAAGACCGCGTGACCGACTTCGCCGACAATGTCGACACGCTGGTTCTCGACGACGCGCTCTGGGGCGGCGGGCTGAGCGTGGCGCAGGTGATCTCGACCTACGGGTCGATCCTCGGTGGCAATGCGGTCTTCGACTTCGGCGGCGGCGATGTCGTCACGCTCGCCGGCATTGGATCGCTCAACCTCTTCAACGACGATATCAATATCGTCTAA
- a CDS encoding helicase HerA-like domain-containing protein, whose translation MYSVGATSDVTGVVVLTDGGIFVGGGGEGYALPQELLLKYGNRHGLIAGATGTGKTVTLQILAEGFSAAGVPVFLSDVKGDLAGLAVAGSTGAKLHEAFMKRCATIGYDLAYQAFPVAFWDLFGEQGHPIRTTVTEMGPLLLSRLMNLSEPQEGVLNIAFRLADEEGLPLLDLKDLQAMLVWIGQNAAEIGLRYGNVAPATVGAIQRQLLVLENQGGTRLFGEPALELADLMRLAPDGRGQVNILAADKLMSSPRLYATFLLWLLSELFEELPEVGDPDKPKFVFFFDEAHLLFDDAPKALVDKVEQVARLIRSKGVGVYFITQNPADVPDDILGQLGNRVQHALRAFTAKDQKDLSRAAENYRANPAFDTETAIKEVGTGEAVTSFLEAKGVPGMVERTLVRPPASQLGPITPDERRAAIAATGLGYKYDTVVDRESAFERLQARAEEAAAAAAKAEAEEERLKEEERELKAARRYDGREAKRSSSRRSSRSDSIATSFGKSLARQLGTKTGQAIVRGILGSLFKSR comes from the coding sequence ATGTATTCTGTCGGCGCAACGAGTGATGTGACGGGGGTTGTTGTGCTGACGGACGGCGGGATTTTTGTCGGGGGTGGCGGCGAGGGGTACGCGCTGCCGCAGGAGCTATTGCTGAAATACGGCAACCGGCACGGGCTGATCGCCGGGGCGACGGGGACGGGCAAGACCGTGACGCTCCAGATCCTGGCCGAGGGGTTCTCCGCCGCCGGCGTGCCGGTCTTCCTTTCGGACGTGAAGGGCGATCTGGCCGGCCTGGCCGTCGCCGGATCGACCGGAGCGAAGCTTCACGAGGCGTTCATGAAGCGCTGTGCGACGATCGGCTACGATCTGGCCTATCAGGCGTTTCCGGTCGCGTTCTGGGACCTCTTCGGCGAACAGGGCCATCCGATCCGGACAACCGTGACCGAGATGGGGCCGCTGCTGCTGTCACGGCTGATGAACCTCAGCGAACCGCAGGAGGGGGTCCTCAACATCGCCTTCCGGCTTGCGGACGAGGAAGGGCTGCCGCTTCTCGACCTGAAGGACCTGCAGGCGATGCTGGTGTGGATCGGCCAGAACGCGGCGGAGATCGGTTTGCGCTACGGCAACGTGGCGCCCGCGACCGTGGGCGCGATCCAGCGCCAGCTTCTCGTCCTTGAAAACCAGGGCGGCACCCGGCTTTTCGGCGAGCCGGCGCTGGAGCTTGCCGACCTGATGCGGCTCGCGCCGGACGGGCGGGGCCAGGTGAACATCCTCGCCGCCGACAAGTTGATGTCCTCGCCCCGGCTCTACGCGACCTTCCTTCTCTGGCTCCTCTCGGAGCTTTTCGAGGAACTGCCGGAGGTCGGCGACCCCGACAAGCCCAAGTTCGTCTTCTTCTTCGACGAGGCGCATCTGCTTTTCGACGATGCGCCGAAAGCGTTGGTCGACAAGGTCGAGCAGGTGGCGCGGTTGATCCGGTCGAAGGGCGTGGGCGTCTATTTCATTACCCAGAACCCCGCCGATGTGCCCGACGACATCCTCGGCCAACTCGGCAACCGGGTGCAGCACGCGCTCCGCGCCTTCACCGCGAAGGACCAGAAAGACCTTTCCCGCGCCGCCGAGAACTACCGCGCGAACCCGGCCTTCGACACCGAGACGGCGATCAAGGAGGTCGGAACCGGCGAGGCGGTCACCTCCTTCCTCGAAGCCAAGGGTGTGCCCGGCATGGTCGAGCGGACGCTGGTGCGGCCCCCGGCGAGCCAACTTGGCCCGATCACGCCTGATGAACGCCGCGCCGCCATCGCGGCGACCGGGCTGGGGTACAAATACGATACCGTCGTCGACCGCGAGTCCGCCTTCGAACGTCTTCAGGCCCGTGCGGAGGAGGCCGCCGCGGCCGCCGCGAAGGCCGAAGCCGAAGAAGAGCGGTTGAAGGAAGAGGAACGGGAACTGAAGGCGGCGCGCCGCTATGACGGGCGCGAGGCCAAACGCTCCTCGTCGCGGCGTTCGTCGCGTTCCGACAGCATCGCCACGTCCTTCGGCAAGAGCCTTGCGCGTCAGCTTGGCACCAAGACCGGCCAGGCGATCGTCCGGGGGATTCTTGGCTCGCTTTTCAAGTCTCGGTAA